From the genome of Streptomyces sp. NBC_01260, one region includes:
- a CDS encoding sensor histidine kinase, with protein sequence MRSVRARAALGATVVVALAVVAAGLGVLLVLRANLTDQAGLQAEVAARETAGQLALDVPYDKLDMGDEEDHPVQVTDEDGRVVAVSEDLDAISGTGTDRVTPQPASAVPEKGDDHGGHGGRDDDDDDGVSADPGRGEVSTDEPDFRNGAATVDGDTADYRFASVEATNSAGLTLTVHAGAPLAAEQRAVASVRGAMLAGLPVVLLVVAGVTWLVTRRALRPVEGIRREMAAITASEDLSRRVPEPGSRDEIARLARTTNETLTALEASVDRQRRFVADASHELRSPIASLRTQLEVGAAHPELLDVAGAVADTVRLQVLAADLLLLARLDAGERPGKARLDLGALVREEVSQRIGDRIAVTVSVPEPGGLEVTGSRGQLARVIGNLLDNAERHAESSVAVAVRVERGGVVVEVSDDGAGVPEAERERIFERFVRLDDARARDDGGAGLGLAIARDVAIRHGGRLTAAGAGERGARFELRLPGPR encoded by the coding sequence GTGAGATCGGTACGGGCCAGGGCGGCGCTCGGTGCGACGGTGGTCGTCGCCCTCGCGGTCGTCGCCGCCGGGCTCGGCGTGCTGCTGGTCCTGCGCGCCAACCTCACCGACCAGGCGGGCCTCCAGGCCGAGGTGGCGGCCCGCGAGACCGCCGGGCAGCTGGCCCTCGACGTGCCGTACGACAAGCTGGACATGGGCGACGAGGAGGACCATCCGGTCCAGGTGACCGACGAGGACGGCCGGGTGGTCGCCGTCTCCGAGGACCTGGACGCGATCTCCGGCACCGGCACCGACCGGGTCACCCCGCAGCCCGCGTCCGCCGTCCCGGAGAAGGGCGATGACCACGGTGGTCACGGTGGCCGCGACGACGACGATGACGACGGCGTGAGCGCCGACCCCGGCCGCGGTGAGGTCTCCACCGACGAACCGGACTTCCGCAACGGCGCCGCCACCGTCGACGGCGACACCGCCGACTACCGGTTCGCCTCCGTGGAGGCGACGAACTCCGCCGGGCTGACCCTGACCGTCCACGCGGGTGCCCCGCTCGCCGCGGAGCAGCGGGCCGTCGCGAGTGTGCGCGGCGCGATGCTGGCCGGGCTGCCCGTCGTGCTGCTCGTCGTCGCCGGGGTGACCTGGCTGGTGACCCGGCGGGCGCTCCGCCCGGTCGAGGGCATCCGGCGCGAGATGGCGGCGATCACCGCGTCCGAGGATCTGAGCAGGCGGGTGCCGGAGCCCGGTTCGCGCGACGAGATCGCCCGGCTGGCCCGTACCACCAACGAGACGCTCACCGCCCTGGAGGCCTCCGTCGACCGTCAGCGGCGCTTCGTCGCGGACGCCTCGCACGAACTGCGCTCCCCGATCGCCTCGCTCCGCACCCAGCTGGAGGTGGGTGCCGCGCACCCGGAGCTGCTGGACGTGGCGGGTGCGGTCGCCGACACCGTACGGCTCCAGGTGCTCGCCGCCGATCTGCTGCTGCTGGCCCGGCTGGACGCGGGGGAGCGGCCCGGGAAGGCGCGGCTGGACCTCGGCGCACTGGTCCGTGAGGAGGTATCGCAGCGCATCGGCGACCGGATCGCGGTGACGGTGTCCGTGCCGGAGCCGGGCGGGCTGGAAGTGACCGGTTCACGCGGGCAGTTGGCCCGGGTGATCGGCAATCTGCTGGACAACGCCGAGCGGCACGCGGAGAGTTCGGTGGCCGTCGCGGTGCGGGTGGAACGTGGTGGTGTGGTCGTCGAGGTCTCGGACGACGGGGCCGGGGTGCCGGAGGCGGAGCGCGAGCGGATCTTCGAACGCTTCGTGCGCCTCGACGACGCCCGCGCCCGCGACGACGGCGGGGCCGGTCTGGGCCTCGCCATCGCCCGCGATGTGGCCATCCGGCACGGGGGCCGGCTGACCGCGGCCGGTGCGGGGGAGCGCGGCGCCCGGTTCGAGCTGCGGCTGCCGGGCCCCCGCTGA
- a CDS encoding AIM24 family protein — translation MPFREINSKMVEATVLPGQKMFSQRGAMLAYRGEVSFTPNIQGGQGGVMSMIGRRMANEATPLMTVEGSGTVMFGHGGHHIQVINLAGDTLYVEADRLLAFDGTLQQGTMFMGSQGGVMGMVRGQVSGQGLFTTTLKGHGAVAVMAHGGVIELPIAPGREVHVDPQAYVAHHGDVRNKLSTALGWRDMVGRGSGEAFQLELSGSGAVYVQASEEKL, via the coding sequence ATGCCGTTCCGCGAGATCAACTCGAAGATGGTCGAGGCGACGGTGCTCCCCGGCCAGAAGATGTTCAGCCAGCGCGGCGCGATGCTGGCCTACCGCGGCGAGGTGTCGTTCACCCCGAACATCCAGGGCGGTCAGGGCGGGGTGATGTCGATGATCGGCCGCCGGATGGCGAACGAGGCGACCCCGCTGATGACGGTCGAGGGGAGCGGCACGGTGATGTTCGGTCACGGCGGCCATCACATCCAGGTGATCAACCTGGCCGGGGACACCCTCTACGTGGAGGCCGACCGGCTGCTCGCCTTCGACGGCACGCTCCAGCAGGGCACGATGTTCATGGGCTCGCAGGGCGGCGTGATGGGCATGGTGCGCGGCCAGGTGAGCGGGCAGGGCCTGTTCACCACGACGCTCAAGGGGCACGGCGCGGTGGCGGTGATGGCGCACGGCGGGGTGATCGAGCTGCCGATCGCGCCGGGCCGCGAGGTGCATGTGGATCCGCAGGCGTACGTCGCCCACCACGGCGACGTGCGCAACAAGCTCTCCACCGCGCTCGGCTGGCGCGACATGGTGGGGCGCGGCTCCGGCGAGGCGTTCCAGCTGGAGCTCAGCGGCAGTGGTGCGGTGTACGTCCAGGCGTCGGAGGAGAAGCTGTGA
- a CDS encoding AIM24 family protein, with amino-acid sequence MSTPVVFDPMTLPSDDNVNSYTFCVELKGSQWFLQKGKMIAYYGRIEFNGIGHGRFERLIRTSFHSPLHASDWVVAEGSGKMLLADRAFDVNSYDLEDGNLTIRSGNLLAYQPTLALKQSIVPGFLTLIGTGKFVAASNGPVVFMEPPLRVDPQALVGWADCPSPCHHYDHGYMAGVMGGLRAMTGIGGASGEEHQFEFVGAGTVLLQSTEVLMPEQSTGAVPQQPGVPGGGGQPGSTPRAPGQLGDLQRRFGL; translated from the coding sequence GTGAGCACGCCCGTGGTCTTCGATCCGATGACGCTGCCGTCGGACGACAACGTCAACTCGTACACCTTCTGCGTGGAGCTCAAGGGGAGCCAGTGGTTCCTGCAGAAGGGGAAGATGATCGCCTACTACGGGCGGATCGAGTTCAACGGCATCGGGCACGGCCGCTTCGAGCGGCTGATCCGTACGAGCTTCCACTCGCCGCTGCACGCGAGCGACTGGGTGGTGGCGGAGGGCAGCGGGAAGATGCTGCTCGCGGACCGGGCCTTCGATGTGAACTCCTACGACCTGGAGGACGGGAACCTGACGATCCGCTCCGGCAATCTGCTGGCCTACCAGCCGACTCTGGCGCTGAAGCAGTCGATCGTGCCGGGGTTCCTGACGCTGATCGGCACCGGGAAGTTCGTCGCGGCGTCCAACGGCCCGGTGGTGTTCATGGAGCCGCCGCTGCGGGTCGACCCGCAGGCGCTGGTGGGCTGGGCGGACTGCCCCTCGCCGTGCCACCACTACGACCACGGCTACATGGCCGGGGTGATGGGCGGACTGCGCGCCATGACCGGGATCGGCGGCGCCTCGGGCGAGGAGCACCAGTTCGAGTTCGTGGGCGCGGGTACGGTGCTGCTCCAGTCCACCGAGGTGCTGATGCCCGAGCAGTCGACGGGGGCGGTGCCGCAGCAGCCGGGGGTTCCGGGCGGCGGCGGTCAACCTGGGTCCACCCCCCGCGCCCCCGGCCAGCTGGGGGACCTCCAACGGCGCTTCGGGTTGTGA
- a CDS encoding MarR family winged helix-turn-helix transcriptional regulator, with product METETATRWLSNAEQCAWRTHLDVSRLLMHQLEKDLQPFGLTNNDYEILVNLSESDDQRLRMSDLATATLQSKSRLSHQITRMESAGLVRRENCESDRRGLYAVLTEAGAETMRKVAPHHVASVRKHFMDLLTPEALEQLHAALAPVADHLRARRV from the coding sequence ATGGAGACCGAGACGGCCACCCGCTGGCTGAGCAACGCGGAGCAGTGCGCCTGGCGCACCCACCTGGATGTCAGCAGGCTGCTGATGCACCAGCTGGAGAAGGACCTCCAGCCGTTCGGCCTGACCAATAACGACTACGAGATTCTCGTCAACCTCTCGGAGTCCGACGACCAGCGCCTGCGGATGAGTGACCTCGCCACCGCCACCCTGCAGTCCAAGAGCAGGCTCTCGCACCAGATCACCCGTATGGAGAGCGCGGGCCTGGTCCGCCGGGAGAACTGCGAGTCCGACCGGCGGGGACTGTACGCGGTCCTCACCGAGGCCGGTGCGGAGACGATGCGCAAGGTGGCACCGCACCACGTGGCATCGGTGCGCAAGCACTTCATGGACCTGCTGACGCCGGAGGCGCTGGAGCAGCTGCACGCGGCCCTCGCCCCGGTCGCCGACCATCTGCGCGCGCGCCGCGTCTGA
- a CDS encoding AIM24 family protein has protein sequence MFRLQGSKTLAVDLTGDAVKAKNGSMVAYDGRMAFKKMTGGGEGLRGMVTRRLTGEQMAVMEVTGQGTCYFADRASEINLVSLRGEKLYVEASNLLCTDAGLRTGTTFTGLRGGATGNGLFTTTVEGTGQAAIMSDGSAVVLRVSAQYPLFVDPGAYIAHQGSLQQHFQSGVNFRTLMGEGSGESFQIRFEGEGLVYVQPSERNTIGGDV, from the coding sequence ATGTTCCGACTCCAAGGCAGCAAGACGCTCGCCGTCGACCTGACCGGCGACGCCGTCAAGGCGAAGAACGGTTCGATGGTCGCGTACGACGGCCGGATGGCGTTCAAGAAGATGACCGGCGGCGGTGAGGGCCTGCGCGGCATGGTGACCCGCCGGCTGACCGGCGAGCAGATGGCCGTGATGGAGGTGACCGGGCAGGGCACCTGCTACTTCGCCGACCGTGCGAGCGAGATCAATCTCGTCTCGCTGCGCGGCGAGAAGCTGTACGTCGAGGCGAGCAATCTCCTGTGCACCGACGCAGGGCTGCGTACCGGCACGACTTTCACCGGACTGCGCGGCGGTGCGACGGGCAACGGCCTGTTCACCACCACCGTCGAGGGAACCGGCCAGGCGGCGATCATGTCGGACGGCTCGGCCGTGGTCCTGCGGGTCTCCGCCCAGTACCCGCTCTTCGTCGACCCGGGCGCCTACATCGCCCACCAGGGCAGCCTCCAGCAGCACTTCCAGTCCGGGGTGAACTTCCGGACGCTGATGGGCGAGGGATCGGGCGAGTCCTTCCAGATCCGCTTCGAGGGCGAGGGGCTCGTCTACGTCCAGCCCAGCGAGCGGAACACGATCGGGGGCGATGTCTGA